The proteins below are encoded in one region of Polynucleobacter sp. AP-Elch-400A-B2:
- a CDS encoding ShlB/FhaC/HecB family hemolysin secretion/activation protein: protein MTLALLLLMPNSFAQQTSAGSILQEIRSQEQDAALPQVTPNIIQPKLDKGATSKAGTIIAKQFIFIGNTKVSSEKLNSLVIGYLNRPITFNDLIGAADLIAEFYRDKGWLIKTQIPQQDVTEGIVTIEIMEASLGGVLIDNKSKRVSKARVENWIYSAIPRNTPLSLSTLDRALLTLNDLPEIQVSSSLQEGKKRGETNILLTVTDKPLVDGMVGVDNFGQSSTGQNRATASLNINGPLGLGEQVNVYGLYTEGTNYGRVALTTPIGSDGLRVGINGSYLSYRVVNSSFNQLFANGTSSTGGAELTYPIIRSRPANLFLLGNYNYSSFNNNANGATTSQYSTSVFLGGLSGNLLDSFAGGGINTGSLMASGGAVNLNTSPSLSSDVIGPQVNGNFTKLRYAANRLQAITSSLSAYLGASGQFASKNLDSSEQLYLGGPYSVRAYATGQGNASQGNLMTFELRQTLPMKLLLTGFYDYANVQTYKTSNFNSAPLNNTYVLQGLGSSLGWSGPLGLQIKAIWAMRTGTLPTLVTQSFNGNGGTSSNRFWLTASLPI from the coding sequence ATGACGCTTGCTTTACTTTTATTGATGCCTAATTCATTTGCACAACAAACTTCTGCCGGCTCAATTTTGCAGGAAATTCGAAGTCAAGAGCAAGATGCTGCCCTACCTCAAGTCACACCTAACATTATTCAACCTAAGTTAGACAAGGGCGCAACCTCTAAAGCAGGAACTATCATTGCAAAGCAGTTTATATTTATTGGCAATACTAAAGTTTCTTCTGAGAAGCTTAATAGTTTAGTTATTGGGTATCTTAATCGCCCCATCACCTTTAATGATCTCATAGGGGCGGCAGACCTTATCGCTGAATTTTATCGAGATAAAGGTTGGCTCATTAAGACCCAGATTCCCCAGCAAGATGTCACCGAGGGAATTGTCACTATTGAAATCATGGAAGCTTCTTTAGGTGGGGTTCTGATTGACAATAAATCAAAACGTGTCAGCAAGGCTCGTGTTGAAAATTGGATCTATAGCGCCATTCCCCGTAATACGCCCCTATCACTATCTACACTAGATAGAGCCTTATTAACATTAAATGATCTACCTGAGATACAGGTAAGCAGCTCACTACAAGAAGGTAAAAAGCGAGGGGAAACCAACATCTTGCTAACTGTTACGGATAAACCATTGGTTGATGGTATGGTAGGAGTTGATAATTTTGGCCAATCTTCAACCGGCCAAAACAGAGCAACAGCAAGTCTTAATATTAACGGGCCTCTTGGCTTAGGCGAACAGGTCAACGTGTATGGTCTTTATACAGAAGGCACCAACTACGGCCGAGTTGCGCTAACTACCCCTATCGGATCTGACGGACTTCGAGTTGGCATTAACGGTAGCTATCTTTCCTATCGGGTCGTTAATTCCAGCTTTAATCAATTATTTGCTAACGGCACCTCCAGCACCGGTGGGGCAGAATTAACCTACCCAATTATTCGGAGTCGACCAGCCAATCTTTTCTTGCTGGGTAATTACAACTACAGTAGCTTTAACAATAACGCTAATGGCGCAACAACCAGTCAATACAGTACTTCCGTTTTTCTAGGCGGCCTCAGTGGTAACTTACTGGATAGTTTTGCTGGCGGCGGTATTAACACTGGATCTTTAATGGCTTCTGGGGGAGCGGTTAACCTCAATACCTCACCATCTTTATCATCTGATGTCATTGGGCCCCAAGTAAACGGTAACTTTACTAAGCTACGTTATGCAGCCAATCGACTCCAAGCAATTACATCTAGCCTATCAGCTTATCTTGGCGCCTCAGGACAGTTTGCTAGCAAAAATTTAGACTCTTCGGAGCAGCTTTATTTAGGCGGACCTTATAGTGTTCGAGCCTACGCAACGGGCCAAGGAAATGCTAGTCAAGGAAATTTAATGACCTTTGAATTACGCCAGACACTCCCTATGAAATTATTGCTCACAGGCTTTTATGACTACGCTAATGTGCAAACCTATAAAACAAGCAATTTCAACAGCGCCCCCTTGAACAATACTTATGTACTGCAAGGTCTTGGAAGTAGCCTTGGCTGGTCTGGACCCTTGGGATTACAAATTAAAGCAATCTGGGCAATGCGTACTGGAACCCTTCCCACATTGGTAACCCAATCATTCAATGGTAATGGCGGGACTAGCAGCAATCGTTTCTGGTTAACAGCCTCACTACCAATATAA